In the Coriobacteriia bacterium genome, one interval contains:
- the hisD gene encoding histidinol dehydrogenase yields MMRRIELQPGQRLTDADLARSGGVDAEIIGVAARIVDDVRQRGDVALREYTLNFDKAAIESFLVTPEEIETAVGQVEPEFLDALATAAGAIEDFHKRQIPQSWFTTQEGGVFLGQKVTPLRRVGIYVPGGRAKYPSSVLMNAIPAFVAGVDEVAMVVPPAADGSVNPYTLAAAAEAGVDEIYKVGGAQAVAALAYGTDSIPRVDKVVGPGNAYVTAAKKLVMGDVGIDMLAGPSEVLVLADETAVPAFVAIDLMAQAEHDPRAATYLVTTDPELPDLVEAALAELIAESPRGEITARSLADNGLVVVCPDIVAALDTVDLIAPEHLEVQMAEPFDLLGSIRNAGAIFLGQWTPESVGDYVAGPNHVLPTGGTARFSSPLSVDDFIKKSSVLSYSYEALAMDSDSVLAIADKEGLWAHGRAVSLRLEAVESFVEMDEADTKIDLGGAEAARIEFDFEVDDSITEDGYMDEDGGA; encoded by the coding sequence TGCGGCCCGCATCGTCGACGACGTTCGTCAGCGCGGAGATGTCGCGCTTCGCGAGTACACACTGAACTTCGACAAGGCCGCCATCGAGAGCTTCCTCGTGACCCCCGAGGAGATCGAAACCGCGGTGGGACAAGTCGAGCCGGAGTTCCTCGACGCGCTGGCGACCGCCGCCGGCGCCATCGAGGACTTCCACAAGCGCCAGATTCCTCAGAGTTGGTTCACCACTCAGGAGGGTGGCGTCTTTCTCGGCCAGAAGGTCACGCCACTTAGGCGCGTAGGCATCTACGTGCCGGGTGGGCGCGCCAAGTACCCATCGAGCGTGCTGATGAACGCGATCCCGGCGTTCGTGGCGGGCGTCGACGAGGTCGCCATGGTCGTGCCACCGGCGGCCGACGGCTCGGTCAATCCCTACACGCTTGCCGCTGCAGCCGAGGCTGGCGTCGACGAGATCTATAAGGTGGGTGGCGCGCAGGCAGTGGCAGCCCTCGCCTACGGGACCGACTCCATCCCGCGCGTCGACAAGGTCGTCGGCCCCGGCAACGCATACGTCACCGCCGCCAAGAAGCTCGTCATGGGCGACGTAGGCATCGACATGCTCGCCGGCCCAAGCGAAGTCCTCGTTCTTGCCGACGAGACCGCCGTGCCGGCGTTCGTCGCAATCGACCTGATGGCACAGGCCGAGCACGACCCGCGCGCCGCAACCTACTTGGTGACGACCGATCCCGAGCTGCCCGACCTGGTCGAGGCCGCGCTCGCCGAGCTGATCGCCGAGTCGCCCCGAGGCGAGATCACTGCCCGCTCGCTCGCCGACAACGGGCTTGTCGTGGTGTGCCCCGATATCGTCGCGGCGCTCGATACGGTCGACCTGATCGCACCGGAGCACCTCGAGGTGCAGATGGCCGAGCCGTTCGACCTGCTCGGCAGCATCCGGAACGCTGGGGCCATCTTCCTGGGGCAGTGGACGCCGGAGAGTGTTGGCGACTACGTGGCCGGTCCCAACCACGTGCTTCCCACCGGCGGGACGGCGCGCTTCAGCTCGCCTCTGTCGGTCGACGACTTCATCAAGAAGTCCAGCGTGCTCTCGTACAGCTACGAGGCGCTCGCGATGGACAGCGACAGCGTGCTTGCGATCGCCGACAAGGAGGGCCTGTGGGCGCACGGTCGTGCGGTCTCGTTGCGCCTTGAGGCCGTCGAATCGTTCGTCGAGATGGACGAGGCCGACACCAAGATCGACCTCGGCGGTGCGGAAGCTGCACGCATCGAGTTCGACTTCGAGGTCGACGACTCGATCACCGAAGACGGCTACATGGATGAGGACGGCGGAGCTTAA